One Amaranthus tricolor cultivar Red isolate AtriRed21 chromosome 10, ASM2621246v1, whole genome shotgun sequence genomic window carries:
- the LOC130825297 gene encoding uncharacterized protein LOC130825297 isoform X1, producing the protein MEGRNRSGSRSDGVVKNRSSSGCLIIKKKSDGVGGLGSSKGSKLHESKKEKKRAKLDVSDSLSSDDEELLELFPKHGVRGRTGASLVYENDDFEDRSFAKNGLMRDVVPKGRMLDIYDFDEYDDLSEIEMSRMNHHDSWIGGGGESGSVPGMKDDKEIELESGSSKGDIIYKRRRNSFHGGFGIDKIRSGDIYSGKRRFDMRNELAVSSGKGRFGVFDDAIRLQGKNGVLKVKVKHTEDVQIKGNNVGSRSQQSTSKKIGIHSSPFVEKNLPKKPTAFNGVRKNQQRKRKPLPTESSEENDEEAEDSDMPPKLQSESASVHPSKKRGRDGGSMQSPQKAQPIKMKEGKVKRGSGTEKQLLREKIRSMLIDAGWTIDYRPRRGRDYSDAVYVNPTGTAYWSIIKAYDALQKQLEEEGKNMKASVESSSFAPISEDVLSKLTRQTRKKMEKELKRKKREESGGKGKKSFGSDNFDEDESDTYSGGSGRHDDKLCSFIKRSGKTMKGSTNSKMLERGKKSSSMSNRFIHGKKSRKIGRCMLLVRHSERGLDSKSDGFIPYTGKRNLLSWLIDCGTVELSEKVHYMNRRCTRVMLEGWITREGIHCGCCSKILTVSKFEIHAGSKLRQPYQNIYLGSGASLMQCQIDAWNKQEESLRSGYNKIDVNGDDPNDDTCAICGDGGNLICCDSCPSTFHQNCLGVEMLPPGDWHCPHCSCKFCGLADMSFTEGSNGRQDAVLTCNLCEGKYHSSCVEGMDVTPNNYNPPFCGKTCQELSERLQKLLGVKHELEAGLVWSLIHRTDLGSDSSVPGFPQRVEWNSKLAVALNVMDECFLPIIDRRSGINMIHNVLFNSGSNITRLNYSSYYTAILEKGDEIVSAASIRIRGTDFAEMPFIGTRHIYRRQGMCRRLFSAIESALRSLKVERLIIPAISELMDTWTIVFGFCTLKESDKQDTKIGNMLVFPGTDMLQKKLLDQDSLERDSAAADSFENGLNAPVVPSLRKESDLDSPPGPSSAALEPDDEEIKDASVTDFGSKDIVCSDGNFLHGVSANHCEEVDPTLATENEKEKDKSIPDFGSQDMICTNEISLQGASADCFGGIESFPSENERMKDKSVADNCYEGTNRNFLHVDKDTPPPLLTEKDKKEKAISDFGSEHMICKNEISASADCFVGIEPLPTKNEGIKIKSVADVGTEDIICADGNSLHGATDNCELKPSSPTENDEIKGETVADFGSEDMAQTDGNHLHGVSSDYCEEVKPPLPTENMEMKEKSVSSCSEEPEPSLPTENVEAKSRSDFDGSQNRVLPEEKYLCNASTDCCKVETSPTASPHECSDEKSTENEERKDPCVADFASQVMVCAEENFVSNASSNCCEDGKSLPSVSPCNSNNEKPSLHVVSDRTSTDSADQPKNSASRIDFVSSQIREAMPIDDVPCRSPQDPSDSTVVIEKTTPDSYGGITEQPTLEGDGQHFEVDNVQPSDSSWEGFVNTEVPPSICDDGNIGAILPSTKLNDQSPL; encoded by the exons ATGGAGGGAAGAAATCGTAGTGGCAGCCGTTCAGATGGTGTGGTGAAGAATAGAAGCTCCTCAGGTTGTCTCATCATCAAGAAAAAGTCAGATGGAGTTGGTGGGTTAGGATCTTCAAAAGGTTCAAAACTTCATGAATCCAAGAAAGAGAAGAAACGTGCTAAATTAGATGTTAGTGACTCACTttcaagtgatgatgaagaGCTTTTAGAACTCTTTCCGAAGCATGGTGTGAGGGGGAGGACTGGTGCTTCACTTGTTTATGAGAATGATGATTTTGAGGATAGGAGTTTTGCTAAAAATGGTTTAATGAGGGATGTTGTGCCTAAGGGAAGGATGCTTGACATTTATGATTTCGATGAGTACGACGATTTAAGTGAAATTGAAATGTCAAGAATGAATCATCATGACAGTTGGATTGGAGGGGGTGGAGAGAGTGGCTCAGTGCCGGGGATGAAGGATGATAAGGAGATAGAGCTCGAAAGTGGATCGAGTAAGGGAGATATTATCTACAAGAGGAGGAGGAATTCATTTCATGGTGGTTTTGGGATTGATAAGATTAGAAGTGGTGATATTTATTCTGGTAAACGAAGATTTGATATGAGAAATGAGCTTGCTGTTTCGTCGGGGAAAGGAAGATTTGGTGTGTTTGATGATGCTATTAGGTTACAGGGCAAGAACGGTGTACTCAAAGTAAAGGTTAAGCATACAGAGGATGTTCAAATCAAAGGAAACAATGTAGGTTCTAGGTCCCAACAGTCAACTTCAAAGAAGATTGGAATCCATTCTTCACCATTTGTAGAGAAGAATTTGCCCAAGAAGCCGACTGCTTTTAATGGGGTACGAAAAAATCAACAGAGAAAACGTAAACCTTTGCCAACCGAGAGTAGTGaggagaatgatgaagaagctGAGGATAGTGATATGCCTCCGAAGCTGCAGAGTGAGAGTGCATCGGTTCATCCGTCGAAGAAAAGAGGGAGGGATGGGGGTAGTATGCAGTCCCCTCAGAAGGCACAGCCAATTAAGATGAAGGAAGGAAAAGTGAAGCGTGGTAGTGGTACAGAGAAACAGTTGTTACGTGAGAAAATACGAAGTATGCTTATTGATGCAGGTTGGACAATAGATTATAGACCTAGGCGAGGAAGAGATTACTCTGATGCTGTTTATGTTAATCCTACTGGAACAGCTTACTGGTCAATTATAAAAGCTTATGATGCACTTCAAAAGCAGCTTGAGGAAGAAGGGAAGAACATGAAAGCCAGTGTTGAATCCTCGTCATTTGCTCCAATATCAGAAGATGTATTGAGTAAACTGACGAGGCAAACCCGAaaaaagatggagaaggaactgaaaaggaagaaaagggaGGAATCTGGGGGTAAAGGAAAGAAAAGTTTTGGTAGTGACAACTTTGATGAGGATGAGTCAGATACATATAGTGGAGGCAGTGGAAGACATGATGATAAATTGTGCTCATTCATAAAGCGCAGTGGTAAAACCATGAAAGGTTCAACAAATAGTAAAATGTTGGAAAGGGGTAAAAAATCATCCTCTATGTCCAATAGGTTCATACATGGTAAGAAGAGTAGAAAGATTGGCCGATGTATGCTTCTAGTTCGTCATTCCGAGAGGGGGTTGGATTCTAAGAGTGATGGGTTCATTCCATACACTGGAAAGCGTAACTTGCTGTCATGGTTGATTGATTGTGGAACTGTGGAGCTGAGTGAAAAGGTGCACTACATGAACCGTAGATGCACACGAGTGATGCTAGAAGGTTGGATCACAAGGGAAGGAATTCATTGTGGTTGTTGTAGTAAAATTCTTACTGTTTCCAAGTTTGAAATTCATGCGGGGAGCAAACTTCGTCAACCATACCAAAACATATATTTGGGTTCTGGTGCTTCCTTAATGCAGTGCCAGATAGATGCATGGAATAAACAAGAGGAGTCTCTGCGTAGTGGCTATAATAAAATTGATGTCAATGGGGATGATCCTAATGATGATACCTGTGCAATCTGTGGTGATGGTGGAAATTTGATATGTTGTGACAGCTGTCCATCAACATTTCATCAGAATTGCTTAGGCGTTGAG ATGCTTCCTCCTGGTGATTGGCATTGTCCGCATTGTTCTTGCAAATTTTGTGGTCTTGCAGACATGAGTTTCACTGAGGGCAGTAATGGAAGACAAGATGCAGTGCTCACTTGCAATTTATGTGAGGGAAAAT accATTCTTCATGTGTGGAGGGCATGGATGTTACTCCGAATAATTACAACCCTCCTTTCTGTGGGAAGACATGCCAAGAG CTCTCTGAGCGCTTGCAGAAGCTTCTTGGGGTCAAACATGAACTTGAAGCTGGATTAGTTTGGTCTCTTATTCATCGGACAGATTTAGGTTCAGACTCGTCTGTTCCAGGTTTTCCACAAAGGGTAGAATGGAATTCTAAGTTGGCTGTCGCTCTGAATGTGATGGATGAATGTTTTTTGCCCATAATTGATAGGAGAAGTGGTATTAATATGATTCACAATGTTCTCTTCAATAGTGG GTCAAATATCACTAGACTTAACTACAGTTCCTATTACACAGCCATACTGGAGAAAGGTGATGAAATAGTATCTGCTGCTTCTATCAG AATACGTGGTACAGACTTTGCTGAGATGCCATTCATTGGAACCCGTCACATCTACAGGCGACAGGGGATGTGCCGTCGCCTTTTCTCGGCCATTGAATCG GCTCTCCGTTCTCTCAAAGTTGAGAGGCTGATAATTCCTGCCATTTCAGAGTTGATGGATACCTGGACTATTGTTTTTGGTTTTTGTACTCTTAAAGAATCAGATAAACAAGACACGAAGATTGGAAATATGTTGGTGTTTCCAGGAACTGATATGCTCCAAAAGAAACTATTGGATCAAGACAGCCTTGAGAGAGATTCAGCTG CTGCTGATTCATTTGAAAATGGTCTCAATGCACCAGTTGTGCCCAGTTTGAGAAAGGAATCTGATTTGGACTCCCCTCCTGGGCCCTCCAGTGCTGCTCTGGAACCTGATGATGAGGAAATAAAAGATGCATCTGTTACTGATTTTGGTTCTAAAGATATTGTTTGTTCCGATGGAAATTTCTTGCATGGTGTTTCCGCAAATCATTGTGAAGAAGTTGATCCAACTTTGGCTACTGAAAACGAGAAGGAGAAAGATAAATCTATTCCTGATTTTGGCTCTCAAGATATGATTTGCACAAATGAAATCTCCCTGCAAGGTGCTTCTGCTGATTGTTTTGGGGGAATTGAGTCCTTTCCCTCTGAAAATGAGAGGATGAAAGACAAATCTGTTGCTGATAATTGTTATGAAGGCACAAATAGAAACTTCTTGCATGTTGACAAAGATACACCACCACCATTGCTTACAGAAAAGGATAAGAAAGAAAAAGCTATCTCTGATTTTGGCTCTGAACATATGATTTGCAAAAATGAAATCAGTGCTTCTGCtgattgttttgtaggaattGAGCCGTTACCCACTAAGAATGAGGGTATAAAAATCAAATCTGTTGCTGATGTTGGTACTGAAGATATAATTTGCGCAGATGGGAATTCCTTGCATGGTGCTACAGATAATTGTGAATTGAAGCCGTCTTCACCCACTGAGAATGACGAGATAAAAGGCGAAACTGTTGCTGATTTTGGTTCTGAAGACATGGCTCAAACAGATGGAAATCATCTGCATGGTGTTTCTTCTGATTATTGTGAAGAAGTTAAGCCACCTTTGCCTACTGAAAATATGGAgatgaaagaaaaatctgtttcCTCTTGTAGCGAAGAACCCGAGCCTTCTTTGCCTACTGAAAATGTTGAGGCGAAGAGCAGATCTGATTTTGATGGCTCTCAAAATAGGGTTCTACCAGAAGAAAAATATCTGTGCAATGCTTCCACAGATTGTTGCAAAGTAGAGACTTCACCTACTGCTTCCCCACATGAATGCAGTGACGAGAAGTCTACTGAGAATGAGGAGAGGAAGGACCCATGTGTTGCTGATTTTGCATCTCAAGTCATGGTTTGTGcagaagaaaattttgttagtaatgcTTCGTCAAATTGTTGCGAAGATGGCAAGTCTTTGCCTTCTGTTTCCCCGTGTAATTCCAATAATGAGAAGCCTTCTTTGCACGTTGTTTCTGACAGAACCAGTACAGATTCTGCTGATCAACCAAAGAACAGTGCGTCTAGAATTGATTTTGTAAGTTCTCAAATAAGAGAAGCAATGCCCATTGATGATGTGCCATGCAGATCTCCACAAGACCCTAGTGATAGCACTGTTGTCATAGAGAAGACAACGCCTGATTCTTATGGTGGAATTACCGAGCAGCCAACTTTGGAAGGTGACGGGCAGCATTTTGAAGTTGATAATGTTCAACCAAGTGATTCATCCTGGGAAGGTTTTGTCAATACCGAAGTTCCTCCCTCTATTTGTGACGATGGTAATATTGGGGCTATTTTACCGTCCACCaagctcaatgatcaaagtCCCTTGTGA
- the LOC130825297 gene encoding uncharacterized protein LOC130825297 isoform X2: MEGRNRSGSRSDGVVKNRSSSGCLIIKKKSDGVGGLGSSKGSKLHESKKEKKRAKLDVSDSLSSDDEELLELFPKHGVRGRTGASLVYENDDFEDRSFAKNGLMRDVVPKGRMLDIYDFDEYDDLSEIEMSRMNHHDSWIGGGGESGSVPGMKDDKEIELESGSSKGDIIYKRRRNSFHGGFGIDKIRSGDIYSGKRRFDMRNELAVSSGKGRFGVFDDAIRLQGKNGVLKVKVKHTEDVQIKGNNVGSRSQQSTSKKIGIHSSPFVEKNLPKKPTAFNGVRKNQQRKRKPLPTESSEENDEEAEDSDMPPKLQSESASVHPSKKRGRDGGSMQSPQKAQPIKMKEGKVKRGSGTEKQLLREKIRSMLIDAGWTIDYRPRRGRDYSDAVYVNPTGTAYWSIIKAYDALQKQLEEEGKNMKASVESSSFAPISEDVLSKLTRQTRKKMEKELKRKKREESGGKGKKSFGSDNFDEDESDTYSGGSGRHDDKLCSFIKRSGKTMKGSTNSKMLERGKKSSSMSNRFIHGKKSRKIGRCMLLVRHSERGLDSKSDGFIPYTGKRNLLSWLIDCGTVELSEKVHYMNRRCTRVMLEGWITREGIHCGCCSKILTVSKFEIHAGSKLRQPYQNIYLGSGASLMQCQIDAWNKQEESLRSGYNKIDVNGDDPNDDTCAICGDGGNLICCDSCPSTFHQNCLGVEMLPPGDWHCPHCSCKFCGLADMSFTEGSNGRQDAVLTCNLCEGKYHSSCVEGMDVTPNNYNPPFCGKTCQELSERLQKLLGVKHELEAGLVWSLIHRTDLGSDSSVPGFPQRVEWNSKLAVALNVMDECFLPIIDRRSGINMIHNVLFNSGSNITRLNYSSYYTAILEKGDEIVSAASIRIRGTDFAEMPFIGTRHIYRRQGMCRRLFSAIESALRSLKVERLIIPAISELMDTWTIVFGFCTLKESDKQDTKIGNMLVFPGTDMLQKKLLDQDSLERDSAVVPSLRKESDLDSPPGPSSAALEPDDEEIKDASVTDFGSKDIVCSDGNFLHGVSANHCEEVDPTLATENEKEKDKSIPDFGSQDMICTNEISLQGASADCFGGIESFPSENERMKDKSVADNCYEGTNRNFLHVDKDTPPPLLTEKDKKEKAISDFGSEHMICKNEISASADCFVGIEPLPTKNEGIKIKSVADVGTEDIICADGNSLHGATDNCELKPSSPTENDEIKGETVADFGSEDMAQTDGNHLHGVSSDYCEEVKPPLPTENMEMKEKSVSSCSEEPEPSLPTENVEAKSRSDFDGSQNRVLPEEKYLCNASTDCCKVETSPTASPHECSDEKSTENEERKDPCVADFASQVMVCAEENFVSNASSNCCEDGKSLPSVSPCNSNNEKPSLHVVSDRTSTDSADQPKNSASRIDFVSSQIREAMPIDDVPCRSPQDPSDSTVVIEKTTPDSYGGITEQPTLEGDGQHFEVDNVQPSDSSWEGFVNTEVPPSICDDGNIGAILPSTKLNDQSPL, from the exons ATGGAGGGAAGAAATCGTAGTGGCAGCCGTTCAGATGGTGTGGTGAAGAATAGAAGCTCCTCAGGTTGTCTCATCATCAAGAAAAAGTCAGATGGAGTTGGTGGGTTAGGATCTTCAAAAGGTTCAAAACTTCATGAATCCAAGAAAGAGAAGAAACGTGCTAAATTAGATGTTAGTGACTCACTttcaagtgatgatgaagaGCTTTTAGAACTCTTTCCGAAGCATGGTGTGAGGGGGAGGACTGGTGCTTCACTTGTTTATGAGAATGATGATTTTGAGGATAGGAGTTTTGCTAAAAATGGTTTAATGAGGGATGTTGTGCCTAAGGGAAGGATGCTTGACATTTATGATTTCGATGAGTACGACGATTTAAGTGAAATTGAAATGTCAAGAATGAATCATCATGACAGTTGGATTGGAGGGGGTGGAGAGAGTGGCTCAGTGCCGGGGATGAAGGATGATAAGGAGATAGAGCTCGAAAGTGGATCGAGTAAGGGAGATATTATCTACAAGAGGAGGAGGAATTCATTTCATGGTGGTTTTGGGATTGATAAGATTAGAAGTGGTGATATTTATTCTGGTAAACGAAGATTTGATATGAGAAATGAGCTTGCTGTTTCGTCGGGGAAAGGAAGATTTGGTGTGTTTGATGATGCTATTAGGTTACAGGGCAAGAACGGTGTACTCAAAGTAAAGGTTAAGCATACAGAGGATGTTCAAATCAAAGGAAACAATGTAGGTTCTAGGTCCCAACAGTCAACTTCAAAGAAGATTGGAATCCATTCTTCACCATTTGTAGAGAAGAATTTGCCCAAGAAGCCGACTGCTTTTAATGGGGTACGAAAAAATCAACAGAGAAAACGTAAACCTTTGCCAACCGAGAGTAGTGaggagaatgatgaagaagctGAGGATAGTGATATGCCTCCGAAGCTGCAGAGTGAGAGTGCATCGGTTCATCCGTCGAAGAAAAGAGGGAGGGATGGGGGTAGTATGCAGTCCCCTCAGAAGGCACAGCCAATTAAGATGAAGGAAGGAAAAGTGAAGCGTGGTAGTGGTACAGAGAAACAGTTGTTACGTGAGAAAATACGAAGTATGCTTATTGATGCAGGTTGGACAATAGATTATAGACCTAGGCGAGGAAGAGATTACTCTGATGCTGTTTATGTTAATCCTACTGGAACAGCTTACTGGTCAATTATAAAAGCTTATGATGCACTTCAAAAGCAGCTTGAGGAAGAAGGGAAGAACATGAAAGCCAGTGTTGAATCCTCGTCATTTGCTCCAATATCAGAAGATGTATTGAGTAAACTGACGAGGCAAACCCGAaaaaagatggagaaggaactgaaaaggaagaaaagggaGGAATCTGGGGGTAAAGGAAAGAAAAGTTTTGGTAGTGACAACTTTGATGAGGATGAGTCAGATACATATAGTGGAGGCAGTGGAAGACATGATGATAAATTGTGCTCATTCATAAAGCGCAGTGGTAAAACCATGAAAGGTTCAACAAATAGTAAAATGTTGGAAAGGGGTAAAAAATCATCCTCTATGTCCAATAGGTTCATACATGGTAAGAAGAGTAGAAAGATTGGCCGATGTATGCTTCTAGTTCGTCATTCCGAGAGGGGGTTGGATTCTAAGAGTGATGGGTTCATTCCATACACTGGAAAGCGTAACTTGCTGTCATGGTTGATTGATTGTGGAACTGTGGAGCTGAGTGAAAAGGTGCACTACATGAACCGTAGATGCACACGAGTGATGCTAGAAGGTTGGATCACAAGGGAAGGAATTCATTGTGGTTGTTGTAGTAAAATTCTTACTGTTTCCAAGTTTGAAATTCATGCGGGGAGCAAACTTCGTCAACCATACCAAAACATATATTTGGGTTCTGGTGCTTCCTTAATGCAGTGCCAGATAGATGCATGGAATAAACAAGAGGAGTCTCTGCGTAGTGGCTATAATAAAATTGATGTCAATGGGGATGATCCTAATGATGATACCTGTGCAATCTGTGGTGATGGTGGAAATTTGATATGTTGTGACAGCTGTCCATCAACATTTCATCAGAATTGCTTAGGCGTTGAG ATGCTTCCTCCTGGTGATTGGCATTGTCCGCATTGTTCTTGCAAATTTTGTGGTCTTGCAGACATGAGTTTCACTGAGGGCAGTAATGGAAGACAAGATGCAGTGCTCACTTGCAATTTATGTGAGGGAAAAT accATTCTTCATGTGTGGAGGGCATGGATGTTACTCCGAATAATTACAACCCTCCTTTCTGTGGGAAGACATGCCAAGAG CTCTCTGAGCGCTTGCAGAAGCTTCTTGGGGTCAAACATGAACTTGAAGCTGGATTAGTTTGGTCTCTTATTCATCGGACAGATTTAGGTTCAGACTCGTCTGTTCCAGGTTTTCCACAAAGGGTAGAATGGAATTCTAAGTTGGCTGTCGCTCTGAATGTGATGGATGAATGTTTTTTGCCCATAATTGATAGGAGAAGTGGTATTAATATGATTCACAATGTTCTCTTCAATAGTGG GTCAAATATCACTAGACTTAACTACAGTTCCTATTACACAGCCATACTGGAGAAAGGTGATGAAATAGTATCTGCTGCTTCTATCAG AATACGTGGTACAGACTTTGCTGAGATGCCATTCATTGGAACCCGTCACATCTACAGGCGACAGGGGATGTGCCGTCGCCTTTTCTCGGCCATTGAATCG GCTCTCCGTTCTCTCAAAGTTGAGAGGCTGATAATTCCTGCCATTTCAGAGTTGATGGATACCTGGACTATTGTTTTTGGTTTTTGTACTCTTAAAGAATCAGATAAACAAGACACGAAGATTGGAAATATGTTGGTGTTTCCAGGAACTGATATGCTCCAAAAGAAACTATTGGATCAAGACAGCCTTGAGAGAGATTCAGCTG TTGTGCCCAGTTTGAGAAAGGAATCTGATTTGGACTCCCCTCCTGGGCCCTCCAGTGCTGCTCTGGAACCTGATGATGAGGAAATAAAAGATGCATCTGTTACTGATTTTGGTTCTAAAGATATTGTTTGTTCCGATGGAAATTTCTTGCATGGTGTTTCCGCAAATCATTGTGAAGAAGTTGATCCAACTTTGGCTACTGAAAACGAGAAGGAGAAAGATAAATCTATTCCTGATTTTGGCTCTCAAGATATGATTTGCACAAATGAAATCTCCCTGCAAGGTGCTTCTGCTGATTGTTTTGGGGGAATTGAGTCCTTTCCCTCTGAAAATGAGAGGATGAAAGACAAATCTGTTGCTGATAATTGTTATGAAGGCACAAATAGAAACTTCTTGCATGTTGACAAAGATACACCACCACCATTGCTTACAGAAAAGGATAAGAAAGAAAAAGCTATCTCTGATTTTGGCTCTGAACATATGATTTGCAAAAATGAAATCAGTGCTTCTGCtgattgttttgtaggaattGAGCCGTTACCCACTAAGAATGAGGGTATAAAAATCAAATCTGTTGCTGATGTTGGTACTGAAGATATAATTTGCGCAGATGGGAATTCCTTGCATGGTGCTACAGATAATTGTGAATTGAAGCCGTCTTCACCCACTGAGAATGACGAGATAAAAGGCGAAACTGTTGCTGATTTTGGTTCTGAAGACATGGCTCAAACAGATGGAAATCATCTGCATGGTGTTTCTTCTGATTATTGTGAAGAAGTTAAGCCACCTTTGCCTACTGAAAATATGGAgatgaaagaaaaatctgtttcCTCTTGTAGCGAAGAACCCGAGCCTTCTTTGCCTACTGAAAATGTTGAGGCGAAGAGCAGATCTGATTTTGATGGCTCTCAAAATAGGGTTCTACCAGAAGAAAAATATCTGTGCAATGCTTCCACAGATTGTTGCAAAGTAGAGACTTCACCTACTGCTTCCCCACATGAATGCAGTGACGAGAAGTCTACTGAGAATGAGGAGAGGAAGGACCCATGTGTTGCTGATTTTGCATCTCAAGTCATGGTTTGTGcagaagaaaattttgttagtaatgcTTCGTCAAATTGTTGCGAAGATGGCAAGTCTTTGCCTTCTGTTTCCCCGTGTAATTCCAATAATGAGAAGCCTTCTTTGCACGTTGTTTCTGACAGAACCAGTACAGATTCTGCTGATCAACCAAAGAACAGTGCGTCTAGAATTGATTTTGTAAGTTCTCAAATAAGAGAAGCAATGCCCATTGATGATGTGCCATGCAGATCTCCACAAGACCCTAGTGATAGCACTGTTGTCATAGAGAAGACAACGCCTGATTCTTATGGTGGAATTACCGAGCAGCCAACTTTGGAAGGTGACGGGCAGCATTTTGAAGTTGATAATGTTCAACCAAGTGATTCATCCTGGGAAGGTTTTGTCAATACCGAAGTTCCTCCCTCTATTTGTGACGATGGTAATATTGGGGCTATTTTACCGTCCACCaagctcaatgatcaaagtCCCTTGTGA